From the Brienomyrus brachyistius isolate T26 chromosome 23, BBRACH_0.4, whole genome shotgun sequence genome, the window GTGGAAAGACACGGACACTTCCTGCACAGGCAGAGAGTGAGGAACACCAGGCTGGTGGTGGATGGCTGCAGTTTATACTACAGACTCTACTTCACTTCAGGCTTGGACCAGCAGCATGGCGGAGACTACGACTCCTTCGCTAGCGTGGTGTTGCAGTTCTTCGAGGCCCTCTTCACGTGCCACATACAGCCGTTTGTAGTCCTGGATGGTGGGATCGACGCCAGCGACAAAAAGTTCCAAACAATAAAAGAGCGACTCCAAAACAAGATCAGGGAGGCAAGCTCCCTGTCCCGGGATAAGAATGGGTCCATCTTGCCGCTGCTCGCCCGGGAAGTCTTCCTGCAGGTGCTCGTCAGTCTGCATGTGCCAGTCGTCCAGTGCGTGTCGGAGGCGGACTGGGAGATCGCCGCGCTGGCCAATCAGTGGGGCTGCCCTGTGCTGTCCAGTGACAGCGATTTCTACATCTTTGACCTGAAGGGCGGCTACCTGCCCATGAGCTACTTCCAGTGGAGCGACGTGGTCACGTGCGAGAGGACGTCTGTCAGCCACATCCCCGCCAGCCTCTTCTCTGTGAACAAGTTCTGTGCGCAGTTCAACCACATGAACAAGGAACTGCTGCCTCTGTTTGCCATCTTAGCCGGGAATGACTATGTGGGCGTGCCGTCTTTAGAAAGGCTTTTCAATGCCTTCCGACTCCCTCAGGGAGGGAAGACTTCCTGCCGGATCGAGAACCTGCTCCGCTGGCTGGCTAGGTTCAAGGGGCCGGAGCAGACCTTGGCTGAGATCGAAGGGCAGGTGGGCAGACAGGCCGTCTGTGCACAGCTCTCCTCCAGGATGCAGGAATACCGCCTCTCTGAGAGTCACGTGGCCTCATTCTTCGCAGGCGGCTCTCCGACGTTCATCCTCCCCTATCCGCTCGCCTCACTTCCCCCATGGGTCCTGCAGGCGCTGTTCGAGGCCAGGCTGATGCCGCTGGTCATCAACGTGCTGGTTCTGCAGAGGGCGCTGTTGAACGTGCAGGTAGAGAACTGCCAGCTGGCCAGCAGTCACGCTGGCTCCGTGTTGCTTCGCCAAGAGCTCTACGGCTTGCTGCTGGACTGGAAGCAAAGGCGGGGCCAGGGGCAGGGGGCTTGTGACCTGGGTCGGGGGCGGGCACATTCCACTCGTGGGCGGGGCCAGGTGCAGGGGGCTTGTGGATTGGCCCAGGAACAGGCCACGTATGGGCAGGGCCTGATGCACACTGTGGAGGAGTACGACCGGCACAACTTGGATCTGAGGAGATCAGCAGTTCCAAGTCCTGTGTCCCAACTCATCAGAGCGAACCCTTTAGAGAAAATGAATGAGGTAAAAATAATGTATCAGTGACTGTCTTTATTCTGGATTAGGGGTGGTTTGTTAAATATTGaatgaatattaaaaacatGAACATGCAACCTGACGGTTGCTGGTTCCAGTCCCAGGAGGTGCCCTGCTCTTCTACCGTTTAGTAGGCATTCCAGTGGAGTGTCCAGTGGcacaaatgttttttaaaaaagctgtTAGCAGCTTTGGATAAATAGTTTTGTCCCACAAATGGCTGTGTTAGTTAATCTAGACTCAGAGGGATATGacaaatcagattgtagaggaggtgggtccaagcaactagaggaggcaagaccaaccaatcagatatcttcactttccttaattttttttgttctgccctcccAGAAGAACATTTTGGTGTAAGTTAAACTCCCGTGAGAATGATTAATGAACCGTTATTAAGCGTATCTATAGTCAGCAAAAAGGACGCAGTTAATAAAGTCAAAGCGAAAACTTAAAGTGAATGAGCTGTATAATGTTTTTGCGGCCTGTCATATGCTGATGTAATGTCTGCGCTTGCAGGCACCTTTGGCAACGAGGCAGCAGCTCCTCCTGAACATGCTGCAGGTTCCTGTGAGTGTCGTTGAAATTTCCCCCCCTGCCTTCGCTCTCGCCGCGTGTGTCACCGTCTATTGGCTCAGGAGCTGCGGGCCAAGAGTCAGGCTGCAGCATCTGCAGGCCCTGATGCTGGGAATGGTGTACGGGGAGGTCTGCAAGCTCAAGGTCAGCCAGAGAGGTGATGCAGCCATCATCGCCGTGGGGATCTCCATGGAGATCGCCATAGCCATGGAGGTCGCCGTGGAGATCGCCGTGGAGATTGCTATTGGGAAATTTATTTCTAAAAGCCCAAACAGGTCAAACACAAAGACTTCTTCATCATTCAGATTAAGCTCCAAAGTAGCACCAGGGTCTATCCCCGTTTTTGCCGACATTGTTGACCTTTTGCTCCCTGTCTCACCGTTGCAGGACCAGCGCTGTCGTGCGTGAGACTGGACCGCATACGGGCGGCATGCGGCGACAGGACCAGGCTGGATCTGGACTCGGCTCACGTCTTTAGCCAGTGGCAGTCCTGCATGTGGGTCAGCCTGCACCTGAACCGCCTGCTTGGCAGCCCGTTGCCTGAGCCCGACTGTGCTCGGTACTGTACCGCCAGAATCCCGGACGGGTCGCATTCGCAGGTTTCCTGTGCGGGTGTTCAACCGAACGAGTAGTTCCCAGCTTTTGGCCGAGTTAATTAGCTGGAGTCCATTGCATTAGCAGCACAGTGTGGCATGGTGGcggagtggttagcactgtcgccccacagctctgggaccagggttcgagtctctggcaGGGTTtcgtgtgtgcggagtttgcggGTTTCTCCAGTCCCCCCCACACTCtaagaaacatgctgaggttaatgagagttgtgtgtgtgtgtgtgtgtgcgccctgcaatgggttgttcCCCTCCCCTATCTCCCGTAGCCTCCGGGATAAGCTCTgggccccccatgaccctgaataggacaagcggatgGATGTAGCCAAGAACTatgatttattttaatgtatgatGTCAAATCAACTTGAAAATATCTAATATGTCTAATATGATATGTATGGCACATTTGGGTGTTTAGTAGACATGGGTTACGGAAAATGTGATTTAACAGAAAAACGAAACCCCCCCCGTATGACACGCCGTATGAGATGTTCCAGCTCGCGACTGTTACAGAGACTGGAGACGTGGCTGGATGGACGCTGCCATCACCCGGCATCAGGGAACAGATCAGATTCCAGAGTCTGATGACTAATGAATGTGCATCACTATAGCGCCACCATAAAGTCGAACTGTACGCATGATGTCACCGGGACTGGTGCTCATGtgtggtgtcccccccccccccccccccccgtcccccccctGCAGGTTGTACACCGGGACCTTGGTGCACCGCCTTGTCAGGGAGCTGAGGGGGTGCGTCTCGGCCGAGCGCATGTTGGAGGGGGCTCTTCCAGAGCAGCTCTATAGCAGCCTCTCCAGCGCCATCCAGGGCGCCGGGAGCCCGGTCTCCTTTGCTCCCGCCTCCGACTCCTCCaagaagaggaggaggcggcggggaggggggcggcgGCCGGGGGCCGGAGGCTGCGCCAACAGGTTTAGTCTGCTGCAGCTCGATGACGGCTGAGGGGCCGTCAGCTTTCGCTCCAGCTCCAGAAAGGCTTCCCCGCATCACAGCTTCAcacacaatcatgaaaacacttcTCCAGATAAAAGGCTTTTACTCTTTTTTTACTTGCAGCCAATGAAAGGTCTCACCTCAACATACAACCATTATAACTATATTATATtaacttttattacattttgtaaGACCGTGTCATTGTTTCTAGAACACTATTAATGTAAgatttatgaaattaattatgaATGTGTGCTTTTATGGAACAGACATATTTTTCTACAGAAAGTTTGTGAACTTCCCATCTCTGTGTACTGCACAGATTTTAATAGCAGCAACATTGATCTTcatattttttgcaaaatgtccttaactttaaatgcataaaataccAGGATTACCGTGGAaggctttttaaaatgtaaaatctgatattgctctTAACCCAGTGCCATGCAGAAATGTAAATGAAGTCATTAAAATACCATTAAACTGTCAGATTTCTTGGTGTCACTAGGGCTGCTACACATGGAACTTCTTAACATGCCTGGATTGGTAGCGATTTACTGTAAGTGGTGTGTCGCTGTGTTAGGCAGTAGACTGCATGCTTGACATATATGATACCAATCAAAAGTTACCCTtaaaaaggtttatttgtatagttctctacattttaaaataattctgAAGACATcagtactttaaaataacatacATATAGAATATGCACTaaccaaaaaagtattaaacaaaaaaattcaGGGGAGAGGCAGCtttgtgggttgggactcagtaggttgccagttcaaatccttgGATCTttgaccaaggcccttaaccccaatagctccaggaactggctgaccctacgttctcctctacgccagttccatgaggtgccTCCTGGGATGCATTTCCAGCCGTCCTgtaggaggtcccacatatgtgctgagctctcattggctgcttttccttcactctccagTCAGACTCAAAATCCCAAAATCATCTCTACTGAGCGCTTTAGACAAAGGCAGATTCACACCATATCGAAAAGATTCACAAACATTGAACGCTTTTGCATCGCACCAGGTAACGTGCTTTTGGTACTTCGGTAAAGTACCACAAGTACAGTACTtgaaggtgttggttttccactggcgtaaaaactAGTACCggtgctgaatgacatcacGACGTGAGGtttggtattttgtactgaattcgaaaaatggctgtagtacaTTATAGGGCTGGCCGACGTGCGATATTAATACTCGCATCCCATTGTTATGCACCTGCGGTTCTTACATCGATAACTCGAATAAGACCAGGCTTTTTCATTCAGTTCTGTATACAGGCATTACAGTGCAGGGAGTTTAAGTTTTGCTAAAACCTTAgctagctttgcaattttaattattattctgtTTATAGATTATctaatatgtttaaaaatcaattCAAAGTACCAAATACATACCACAGCAGGTTTGGGATTTTGGTACTGGAAcctttggtactggtactcgactagaagtcaatggaaaagaggAAGAACCCGAAGTACCGTCCCAAAAGTACCGTACTTGGTGCGGTGGAGAAGCGTCCTTCGTCTCGCCACGTTATCACCAAGCCAAGCCAGACGCCAACAGAGTGCTCTTCGACTGTTCACCTTGAGAACCTCCTGGACGGTGCTATTCAAGTTCCATAATACCATTAACAAAGGTTTTCCAATGAAGAGTAAAGAAGAACCAGCAGCCTTACAGAGAAGGCTGGTTTATTATTAtgaaaagaggagcaatacttATTAGCCATGGCAAAGCAGACATGGACATAAGCCATGTTGTCTTCAGGTTACAAAGAACAGAATAGGTAAATACACATTTGTATAGTATACAATATTATACACAGAGGTGGAGAGACTAAAATGGATTCTTCTACCAAAATCTTTCAATAACATCAATAGTCTacaaaaaatggcaaataatCAGTTGTAATACAACGGTTTTACCCCTTGTGTTTGTGTTCTGCTAGTCAGTTGAACATGCATTCCACGTTCCTTCTCCTGCCAAGAGTATCTGTTCAAACGAGGCACTGGTCCAGGGCATGGTGGGTCATGTGGGCTTATCTCCAACTTGCACATACCCCAGGATGGGATAGCAGACTGGCTCTGAGCCTGTGTAGCAGCAACACCCTGAGAGGGCCCCATCCCACTGCTCTTTGATGCTGCCTGGGCTATCCTCCATCTAAAGGCCTTCAAAGGTCTCTCCGTAATGCCAGAGTTTGCCATTTCAGAGCTGCTTCatcacctttaaacattaaggtGGATCCACTGAAGTGCAGAAGACGTCCGTCTTATGGTTTTATTGTCCGTGTACCAAAATACCCTACAGGTCACGCCCTTCACTCACAGTCTTATTAGTTTTTCACTTCTCGGAGCTGAACACTGGGGAGGAATCCTTTCAAATCATTCAGAAACCAAAACATGAAGAGCAGACACGAGCCACTGGTCTGTGTCATGTTTTTAACACCGAGGTGAGACTGAAACTGCTGTAAGCTCATCTTGTTTCACATACTACAAGACTGTAATTAGTGTCTATTCTTAAAGGCCATATggcaacccatccatccatccatccatccattcatccaatcACTCTgggtctatcccaggcagcacagagtacagggctggggcacgccttggatgggttgccagtccatcacagggcacacacacacacacacacacacacacacacacacacacacacacacacacacacacacacacacacacacacacacacacacacacactctgtggATACTGAGACACAAGTTAGCCTACCAGTATGTCTTAGGACAGCATGAGGAAACTaagatgcaaactccatacacacacagcggaaTCCAAACCCCAAGCCTGGAGGTGCAAGACTACAGTGTTACACTCTGAGTCAACATGTCACCCCCACATAGGTGTGCCTGTTATCGCTGTCTGGATTTTGCAGCACAGGATGGGCCATCTATACATCATTGGGGCTCGCATGGTGCctaggattgaggggtgggcaCCTGGTTCTGCTTGGTTCTTGCTTCTGTTTGCCTGTGCTGTggaggagaaggggggggggggtcgggttCATGTTGGCTGAAGGACTTAACCAAGGTTTCTggcaagagggggggggggcttcaaaaCACAACCAGCAGCTTCCCACTGGCTCCTAGCCTTGCTAGCCGGGGGCAGGAGTCCCTGACAACACCCCCAGGATCTGGATAGGATCTCGTTCAACCCAGCTCCCAGTTTCGCCTGCTTCTCAGTGACGGCTAAAGGAATCCATCACATCCCGTCGACCAGTAAGGCAGTGGGAGCCATGTGCCGGGCCGTGGAGAAGAGGTGCGGCTCGGCGTCTTCATCGTGCTGCACGGAGAGGTTTTCCATCTGACCCTCCAGAGATGGACACTCGGTTCTGCTGCTGGCTTCGTcctgttctccctctgtttgctcCAGCTGGCTCCCTGCGGAGAGACCCCGACACACAGAGAATTACACACTGCTAAGGAAACGAAACTCTGaggtttatatatttttttttacttctttttGAGTGTTTAATCCGGCCTACCAGACATTCCTCTTCTAAATAAACGGTCAATGATAAGCGTATCAAACTCACAAAACGTACGCCTTCTCAAGATTAAACCGTGTTTTGTTAAGATTAAATGTGGACTTGCAGCAAACCACATGCAAATGTGAAAGCACAGCGTGCAACCATTTTGAGTATGACGCAAGCTCACATAAGAGCAAGCGAGTCGTGGGTGCAGGGCCGGTCAATCCTATAGGCGACATAAGAGAGTGTCACCCTCTGCAGGGCGCCCTCTATGGTGCTGACACAGAACAGCAACATAATGTAGGGCGCCCTCTATGGTGCTGACACAGAACAGCAACATAATGTAGGGCGCCCTCTATGGTGCTGACACAGAACAGCAACACGATGTGGAAACAGTCAACTGCCAACCTGCTCATACTCTTCTCCCGCTGGGGTATCAATACTAACGCAGTTAAAGTTagtgagagaaaaaaaagaaatattacTACAGTAATTGTAAGTGAtttgttttattatataaaCATGTTACGCTTCTAGGCCCGGCCCTGTGTGGATGTAAGGGGTCATGTTTGTGATGCACAGCTTAAGAGAAAGAAATTAAAACTTAACTATGAAGCTCAGTAAAAAATACAAACTGAAATAATCAAAATATCAAAAAGTCATAAAACTAAAGTgaacctaaacctaaaccaaatttaaaaaaaaaaagtattaaaatataatttttcaaaaatggtactaaaatgaaaatatatcaGATGTGGTGATGTTTGTGGGGAACCTGTAGGAAAAGAAAAGAAGAAAGGCGATTATTTCCATCAGGATTTACACAAACACGCACCTGGTTCTGAGTCGCACTCTGGCGAAGACGCCCCACTGCACTGGCCCCGCGGGCCGAGGGCTGGTTGAGTGACACCCGCAGTGAGGTCCCCCAGAGTGCTGGGCTGGGAgcacgaggacgaggaggacgATGAAGGAGAGGAGCTGGGCAGCGTGTGCTCTGTGTCGCTGGCGGGCAGCAGGCTGAAGCTGCACAGGAAGGGGGTGTCCATGTTTGGACTGGACACGCCATCGCTGCCACTCTCGTCCTCAAAGGTGACGGATGTCACTGCAAAACACAGGAGACCTCGGGCTCACTTTCACTGCTATGTCCATGAAGATGGAGAAGCGTGATATGAACAGAGGTGCAGTGACAGGACAGCCAGGGCAGGCAGTGGCCTGGGGGCctgagctgggagggggggcccCCACGAGGGCGGCCGGTTACGTAGTACTTTGCAACGACAAATCTGCTGTATTTgtgtattctgtttttcaccgtaaagtgaaaataaaagaaTTGTGTTTAGTAAATTCTCTTTGCTGATAATATTCATCTACACCTCACAATGAAATACAAGTAATAAAATTTACCAAGCCTGGGGAGGGTCAGTTGGAGGGCCCCAGTCCCTAGAATCACCTATGCATATGAACACTAACAGAATTTGTGTACCCGATTGATCATTTCACCAAAAGTTATAAATGAAAACAGAACAACACCATGTAGGGGAAGGTAATATTATCGAAGTGACTCATAATTGTCCGATAAACATCCAACAGGGGGCGCCACCGAGGTCTTTTGGACCTATTCAGTGATCACTGTTCCGTTAATGTGGAAGGAACATGGTTCCAGAGGCTTCTATCACTTTCGATGATCGTGTTGTTTTTGGCTGACACTTCTCTGGACAGATGTCCCCCTCCAAAATCAGTGAGACCCAGGAGCAGATTTCAGACTGTGGGGGTCCACTGTTACATATGCCGGCGTCACAGTTCAGCTGAGCGAAACTGGAGCGCGACCCGGAGCCACTGGAGAACCTGAGTGGACTGAGGAATGAGCTGAAGCACGCTGGCCAAAGGCAGAGGCCTCCGAGCCCATTCCAGCACGGTACCCAGGACACATGAGACCAGTGTAGGGTCACAGTGTTTACCGCTACAGCCAACAGCTCACAAAAAGAGCAGGACATTTGAACCCGCTGGACTTTCTGTTCTGACAGGTACAGCTTgatggttttggggggggggggggggggggggtctaatgCAGGCAGGAAACGTCAAAGCGACTGGCTTGCGAGAAAACGCTCCAATCAGGTACAACACTCACATGGCAAGAAGCCAAGGCTAATCTGCGAGACACCCTGAGAGTTTCTCAGCCGCTGACAGATTCTGGGGCCACATAGAAGCACATCACATCCTACACCGGCCCCCAGCCAGGGGCCAAACGATTTCCATTGTTCAGGATTTCCTCAAAACGCATCGCAGTGGAAGTGCGACATAATGGACACAAAGTGTAATCACAGGTCTGCAGCTGAAGTTCATCCTTCCTTTATCTACCATCCCCAGGCTCCTTTTCTCTGTGGTCACCATCATCTCCAACTCTGACCATCGTAAAGTCTCACTGGTCCCAGCCGATCAAAGCATCCTGCCTTCACTGCATCCTAAAACTAACACTAACCTCTGGTCAACCTCCATAACCATCACCAGGACCATCGTCAAACTCACGACAACAGCTTCCAGCACGCAGATTGACAGTCTGTCTTTCTTAGTTGGTCTGAAGTCACCGGAGATGTACTCACCGGAGATGCCATCCGACTCCATCCTGAAGTTGGCGATCTCGTCGTCGCCGTCCCCGCAGCCGTTGTCACCCTCGGCGCCCACCCCACAACCTCGGCACTCCGTGAGCATGGAGCGCCGGCGGGCGTGGATCTCATTGGAGATCATCTCCAGGCTGCGCAGCGCTGCCCTGTACTCTCCCTTGGCCAGGTTCAGCTTGGCCTGCCGTTCGTCCACCTTCGTTTTCAGTTGCTATGGAGACAGACACCGAGACGCTTGAGACCAAAGGTCTGAAGAGTTGGACCCAAAGTGAGACCTCTTCACTGCTCttttcctgctttattttggacTCGTTCTATGACTGATTAGATGATCTCGGACCAGCAAGGTGAATCTGCAGAGGGTCTGAAACTGAATGACAACAGACAGAAAGATGCCTTTGAACTGCGTGACTTGGAAACCATCCTGACTTGTGTTCTTggccagaggacacattttctcTGTATTACGTTCCTCCACTGGGGTCTGACTAGGGTAAGCTAGAtaaggatggaaggatggaacaTTCCTGACAGTTTTAGAACCTCAGAAATCAAAGGAAGCCATCAACCCCTTACCTCGAGCTGGAAGTAGTATTTAGCTTTCAGTTCAAAGTATGGCCTGGAgcaaggaagagagagagggacaggcaTCAGTAAAGCAGCTATTTCACCATGGTGACCAAGGACCTTGGGGGACTAGGCTACGAGATGTTCATGGCTCAGTGCGCGAGGTCAGCTCACTTGGACTTGCTGATGGTGCGTTTCAGCCTCTTCTCCAGCGCCTTCATGTGGCCGATGGCGGCGTTGTACTTGGCCGCCGTCTCCTTGTGAACCTTCTCGCTATTGGTCTTTGTCTGCTCCGCCTCCATCACCTGCAATGACCAATCGGGAGCCGGACTAAGTGAACTTTCATCCTGGGGTTCTAACTGTCTCAGAAACTGACATCAAGTAAActatttttgatggattttgcATTATTTGTATACATAATTTGTATTTTACAGAAATACGTACCAGTTTAAAGAATCATTTAATGCACTGATACcacacaaatattaatatatagaACAGGTTTCTGAGTACAGTACACTATGCacagtggttttttttttttagtttgacaaGCATATGCTCTCTCACCCTCTGGGTGGCATGGTTGAGCATCTCCTGCCAGGCGGAGTCAAACTGCCGGCTGTCCTCCTCCAGCAGCCTCTGCTCCGCCAGCGCGATGGTCTCCTTGGCCGCCCGTAGCACCTCAGTGGCCCCCTGGTAGTCCTGTGTCGCCCGTTGGGCTTCTAGCTGGGCCTGGGGGGAGTTGGATGGATAATGTGACATTGACAGACTGTGCGTTCTGATTCGCTGCCGATTCCCACCTGACCTCTTCCAGCCAATCCCACTTGAGGCTGAGGCGTGTAACGCGGGGTCCTGCTAAGACACAGATAGGCGTCCGCACAGCGCCTGTTAAGGAGCGTCCCTCGGGCCATGGTTATGGCTGCCATTAAAAGCCCCCGGAAGCCAGACCCAGCAGCCTGGAGGGGCGTCGTGTGGCTCAGCGGGTTCGGAGGCTAGACCTCCAGTCAGAAA encodes:
- the LOC125719047 gene encoding SH3 domain-binding protein 5-like isoform X3, which gives rise to MSHYPSNSPQAQLEAQRATQDYQGATEVLRAAKETIALAEQRLLEEDSRQFDSAWQEMLNHATQRVMEAEQTKTNSEKVHKETAAKYNAAIGHMKALEKRLKRTISKSKPYFELKAKYYFQLEQLKTKVDERQAKLNLAKGEYRAALRSLEMISNEIHARRRSMLTECRGCGVGAEGDNGCGDGDDEIANFRMESDGISVTSVTFEDESGSDGVSSPNMDTPFLCSFSLLPASDTEHTLPSSSPSSSSSSSCSQPSTLGDLTAGVTQPALGPRGQCSGASSPECDSEPGSQLEQTEGEQDEASSRTECPSLEGQMENLSVQHDEDAEPHLFSTARHMAPTALLVDGM
- the aste1b gene encoding protein asteroid homolog 1: MGVQGLTSFVERHGHFLHRQRVRNTRLVVDGCSLYYRLYFTSGLDQQHGGDYDSFASVVLQFFEALFTCHIQPFVVLDGGIDASDKKFQTIKERLQNKIREASSLSRDKNGSILPLLAREVFLQVLVSLHVPVVQCVSEADWEIAALANQWGCPVLSSDSDFYIFDLKGGYLPMSYFQWSDVVTCERTSVSHIPASLFSVNKFCAQFNHMNKELLPLFAILAGNDYVGVPSLERLFNAFRLPQGGKTSCRIENLLRWLARFKGPEQTLAEIEGQVGRQAVCAQLSSRMQEYRLSESHVASFFAGGSPTFILPYPLASLPPWVLQALFEARLMPLVINVLVLQRALLNVQVENCQLASSHAGSVLLRQELYGLLLDWKQRRGQGQGACDLGRGRAHSTRGRGQVQGACGLAQEQATYGQGLMHTVEEYDRHNLDLRRSAVPSPVSQLIRANPLEKMNEAPLATRQQLLLNMLQVPVSVVEISPPAFALAACVTVYWLRSCGPRVRLQHLQALMLGMVYGEVCKLKVSQRGPALSCVRLDRIRAACGDRTRLDLDSAHVFSQWQSCMWVSLHLNRLLGSPLPEPDCARLYTGTLVHRLVRELRGCVSAERMLEGALPEQLYSSLSSAIQGAGSPVSFAPASDSSKKRRRRRGGGRRPGAGGCANRFSLLQLDDG
- the LOC125719047 gene encoding SH3 domain-binding protein 5-like isoform X2; the protein is MDSSQKGNKSEGDSESQEEEEVDPRIQGELEKLNQSTDEINRWETELEEGRQKFRAVLVEATVKLDDQVNKIGKAVEESKPYWEARRAARQAQLEAQRATQDYQGATEVLRAAKETIALAEQRLLEEDSRQFDSAWQEMLNHATQRVMEAEQTKTNSEKVHKETAAKYNAAIGHMKALEKRLKRTISKSKPYFELKAKYYFQLEQLKTKVDERQAKLNLAKGEYRAALRSLEMISNEIHARRRSMLTECRGCGVGAEGDNGCGDGDDEIANFRMESDGISVTSVTFEDESGSDGVSSPNMDTPFLCSFSLLPASDTEHTLPSSSPSSSSSSSCSQPSTLGDLTAGVTQPALGPRGQCSGASSPECDSEPVLIPQREKSMSREPAGANRGRTGRSQQQNRVSISGGSDGKPLRAAR
- the LOC125719047 gene encoding SH3 domain-binding protein 5-like isoform X1 yields the protein MDSSQKGNKSEGDSESQEEEEVDPRIQGELEKLNQSTDEINRWETELEEGRQKFRAVLVEATVKLDDQVNKIGKAVEESKPYWEARRAARQAQLEAQRATQDYQGATEVLRAAKETIALAEQRLLEEDSRQFDSAWQEMLNHATQRVMEAEQTKTNSEKVHKETAAKYNAAIGHMKALEKRLKRTISKSKPYFELKAKYYFQLEQLKTKVDERQAKLNLAKGEYRAALRSLEMISNEIHARRRSMLTECRGCGVGAEGDNGCGDGDDEIANFRMESDGISVTSVTFEDESGSDGVSSPNMDTPFLCSFSLLPASDTEHTLPSSSPSSSSSSSCSQPSTLGDLTAGVTQPALGPRGQCSGASSPECDSEPGSQLEQTEGEQDEASSRTECPSLEGQMENLSVQHDEDAEPHLFSTARHMAPTALLVDGM